Part of the Azospirillum formosense genome is shown below.
GATTGTCAACCTGGGACGCACCGGCCTTTTCGTGGCGATGCAGAATGGTGCTCTGACCACCATCGGCGGCCGCACGCACTGGCGTTCGCTCGACGACATCCGTTCGGCCGCCAGCGCGGCGAAGCTCAAGATCAGCGACACGGTTCTTCGCACCGTTCTCTGACGGCAGCGCCCGCGTTCCGAAACAGCGGATCGGTCAATCTGGGGGGCCGGCGGCACGGTTTCAGGCCGCCGGCCCCACGTTGTTTCCGATACCAGCGTTTCGGATACCAGTTGGGCTCCCGCGATCAGCCGGCCCGGACCCGTGCCAGGAAGCGATCGACCTCGGTCCGCAGATTGTTCGATTGGATGGACAGCTCGTTCGTCGCCGACAGGACGCTGCGCGCCTCCGACCCTGTTTCCGACGCCGAGGAATTGACGCGCACGATGGTCTCGCTGACCTCGCGCGTGCCGATCGACGCCTGCTGGACGTTGCGGGCGATTTCGGTGGTGGCGGCACCCTGCTCCTCCATGGCCGAGGCGATGGAGGTCGAAATGTCGTTGATCCGCGCGATGGTTTCCGAAATCGAGCGGATGGCGAGCACCGCGTCCTGCGTTGCCCCCTGCACCGCGCCGATCTGGGAGTTGATCTCCTCCGTCGCCTTGGCGGTTTGGTTGGCGAGGCTCTTCACCTCCGACGCCACGACGGCGAAGCCCTTTCCGGCCTCCCCGGCGCGCGCGGCCTCGATGGTGGCGTTCAAGGCGAGGAGGTTGGTCTGGCTGGCGATGTCGTGGATCAGCTTCACCACCTGACCGATGCGGCTGGCGGCGTCGGCCAACCCCTGCACGGTGGTGTTGGTGCGCTCCGCCTGCGACATGGCCTCGCCGGCGATCGCGGCCGACTGGGTCACCTGATGGCTGATCTCGCCGATGGAGGCGGTCAGCTCCTCCGCGGCCGCAGCGACCGTCTGGATGTTGACGGAAGCCTCCTCCGCGGCGGCCGCGACCTGGGTGGACTGCGCGCTGGTTTCCTCGGCGGTGCGGCTCATGTTCTGGGCGGTGCCCTGAAGCTGGTGCGCGGCGGACGCCACGGCCTGCACGACGCTCTTCACCTCGCGTTCGAACGAGTCGGCGGTGGTGCCCAACTCGCGCGAGATGATCGCGGCGGTGTTCAGGTCGACATAGACCGAGGTCGCCAGATCCATGTCGAGGAAGACCGCCTTGTTGATCGCCTGCATGAGCTGGGCGAGCTTCTCCGGCTTCTTGCGGTAGACCTGATAAGCCAGGTCGATCAGCTTGTTCAGGGTGAAGCAATAGGCGCCTGTGTACCAGCGCGGCTCCAGACCGATGCGCTGGTGGGCCTGCCCGATCTTCAGCACCTGCGCCATGTAGGCGTCGTCGAAGGTGCCGGTGAAGACGTTCTTCAGCCAATGCTGCTTCTGCATGTCGCGCGCCCGGCTGACCACCGTCGGATTGACGAGCAGCGTCGCGACCTGGGGGACCGAGCGCAGGTAGCCGTAGAATTCTTCAAGAATATGATCGATGCGCTGGGCGAGATGGGGTTGGAAGTCCCGAAGGATGGCCTTCGTGGGTTCGTCGATTCGCAAAAAGGAGATTCGGTCGAGAATGGATTGCGTCTGGGCAGAATGCGACATGGATCGACTTCCCCGCGAAAAAAGGTCCGCATCAGATTAGCGTAATTTGTTTTTAATGCAAAGTAACTAACCTGCGGGCGGCACTATGGAGGGTTATGATCGGTGTGAAAACCGGCAGAGTTGTCGCAGGCCGCCAAATCATTAAACGCCGATGAAAATAGAAAACCGGCGGAGCCGTATGGCATCCGCCGGTATGTTGCAAACCGTCGTGAAAAGGACTGTTCGTCTACATCAGGCAGCCATGTGGGCCGGGGCACGGCGCAGGGCCTGGGCGGCGCTCAGGACGGCCTTCTGCAACTTCTCGAAGGCGCGCACCTCGATCTGGCGCACCCGTTCGCGCGACACGCAGAACTGCTGGCTCAACGACTCCAGGGTCGACGGGTCGTCCTTCAGGCGGCGCTCGAAGAGGATGCGGCGCTCGCGGTCGTCCAGACGCTCCAGGGCCTGTCCGACCAGCCGGCGGCGCAGAGCCAACTCGTCGGCATCGGCGATCACGCTTTCCTGGGTCGGACGGTCGTCGGCCAGGAGTTCCAGCCAGTTGGTTTCACCGTCGCTGGACAGGGCGGCGTCGAGCGAGCTGTCGTTGGACGACAGGCGGCGGTTCATCTCCACCACCTCCTGCTCCGGCACGTCCAGCTCGGTGGCGATGGCGGTGACGGTCGAGGGGGACAGGTCGCCCTGCTCCAGCTCCTGCATCTGGCTCTTCAGGCGGCGCAGGTTGAAGAAAAGCTTCTTCTGCGCTGCGGTCGTGCCCATCTTCACCAGCGACCAGCTGTGCAGGATGTATTCCTGGATGGAGGCGCGGATCCACCACGTGGCGTAGGTCGCGAAACGGAAACCGCGTTCCGGATCGAATTTCTGCGCGGCCTGCATCAGGCCCACGTTGCCTTCGGCGACGAGGTCGGGCAGCGGCAGGCCGTAGCCGCCGAAGCCGCGGGCGATCTTGATGACCAGCCGCAGGTGGCTGCCCACGAGACGTTCCAGCGCATGGCCGTTCCCGCGGTCACGCCAGGCGACGGCAAGCTCGCGCTCTTCGTCGGGGGCCAGGATGGGGAACCGCTTCGACTCCTCGACATAGCGGGTCAGGCTGGCGTTTTCACCAGTCAGGAGTTTCTTGAGCACACCGGCCTCCTCTCTCCAACGCTCCACCGTCTCTTGCCGTGGAACCCTTTCGATGGCCGTTCGAGGACGCCCACCGTTTCGGCATTTTTTTTGTGGGGGATTTGCCGAAATTAACCGGGAACACGTCAATCAGACATTGATACTGTGCCGCCACCTCCAAGTTGGATCAAGCCTTGAAACGGCGGTGCAGCAATATTTTTTGGCCTATGTCCGGACTATTCGGGCCTTATGAATGCCGAAAAGATCGGAAGAACTTTTGGAAGATTGGCGAAAAGATGACGATTTTCGTTTGGAGTTAAGGCAGATGCGGTTCTCTCCGCTTGGTCATCACTCGGCCATATGGCTTTATCTTCTGCATAAGCTCTGGCCATACAGGCTAAGGGGATGATCTGCTCGGCCTATGACGTTCTTCAGGGGTTCGGCGGCGACGCGGTCTCCCCCCGCGGCGAAGCCGGTGTTCTCTCCGGTTGCGGACATGCTATTCCAGGTCCGAACAAGGCGAGAGGCCATCCATGCACATCCGCGACAGCCGGCCGGACGATCTGCCCCGCATCCACGCGATTTACACCCACCATGTCCTGACCGGCACGGCCAGCTTCGAGGAGGTGCCGCCAAGCCTGGAGGAACTCGCCCGCCGACGGGACGACGTGCTGTCCCGGGGCATGCCCTATGTCGTTGCGGAGATGGATGGGCGGGTCATAGGATACGCCTATGCCGGTCCTTACCGGCTGCGCACCGCCTATCGCTACTGCGTTGAGGACTCGATCTATCTCGACCCCGACCGTACGGGGCGCGGCGCCGGCCGGGCCTTGCTCGCGGCGGTGATCGACCGCTGCACGGCGGCGGGGTGCCGCCAGATGCTCGCGGTGATCGGCGACAGCGGCAACGCGGCGTCCATCGGCCTGCACCGGAGCCTGGGGTTCGAATCGGCGGGCCTGCTGAAGGCGGTCGGCTTCAAGTTCGGGCGCTGGGTCGACAGCGTCCTGATGCAGCGCCCGCTCGGCCATGGGCAGACGGCTCTGCCCGAGGATCCTTGACGGAATCGTTTCCGGTCGTCGGTCGGCGGGCGCCGAAAGAAAAAGGGCGCATCCTGGGGATGCGCCCGCCGTCGACCGAGGGCAAGGGGCCGGGGATCAGTCCTGCACGACCCGCTTGCGGCCCAGACCGAGCTTCGTGGCCATCTCCGACCGGGCCTTGGCGTAGTTCGGAGCGACCATCGGATATTCCGCCGGCAGATTCCATTTGGCGCGGTAGTCGTCCGGGGACATGTCGTAGACGGTCTTGAGATGCCGCTTCAGCATCTTCAGCTTCTTTCCGTCCTCAAGGCAGATGATGTATTCCGGGGTGACCGACTTCTTGATCGGCACCGCGGGGACCTGCTCGGCCTTGGCCGGCGCGGCCTTTTCCTCGCCCAGGCCGTTGAAGGCCGCCTGGACGTTCAGGATCAGCGCCGGCAGGTCGGCGACCGGCACCGTGTTGTTGCCGACATAGGCCGATACGACCTTGGCGGTCAGGGCCTGCAGTTCCGATGCTTCGATGGTCATGGCCGCGTTCAGCTCCGTTCCCCTGTGAGTCGGCCGTTTTTGAACGGCCTTGGATTGGGCGATGTCGATCAGACGTTCACCACGTCGCGCAATTGCTTGGCCGGCTTGAAGCGCGGCGCTTTGGACGCGGCGATCCGCACCGCCTCGCCGGTGCGCGGGTTGCGCCCCTCGCGGGCGGCGCGCTCGGCCACTTCGAATATGCCGAACCCGGCAAGGCGCACGTCCTCGCCACGGGCGAGCGCCGAAGAGATGCCTTCGAACACCGATTGGACGACCTTCGCCGCGTCGGACTTGCGGATGCCGGCGTTGGTCGCGATGGTCTCGATGAGCTCGGCTTGGTTCATGCGGAACTCCTGGCGCCTTCGCGCGTGTGGATTTTCCCGTGTTCTTGGCAGAACGAATCCATCGGCACAAGAGAGATGGACCGGAAAGCAACCCTAAGTGTATCGAGAGTTATGAATTCTTGCCTTCACTGTGGCTTGGATGCATCAAAAAGACCGTCTTGCACCGTTCAACGGTGCGGCACGACCGGCAAAGGAAGGAAGTTCTCCGGCAAAAGTTGATCGACTCGCGGGAGGCGGTTCTTGAACGGTCGATCGGCAACACCATTTGCGTGGCGTTCGGGTCCGGGCCCCTCTGACGGCTGAGGCGTCAGCCGTGATGTCGGATACCGCTTGAATTCACTGCAGACGCAGCGCAATCAAGTGGGTCTTGTTATGGATTCCCTTATCGCCCCTGTCTTTCTTGATTTCATGGGAAAGCCGGCGTGGGTTTGGCTGACCTTCGTCGGCCTTGTCCTGGCCTTGCTGGCCTTCGATCTCGGCATCCTCAACCGCCGCGACCGTGAGATCGGCGTGAAGGAAAGCCTCCGCCTCTCCGCCTTCTACATCGCCGTCGCCCTGCTGTTCGGCGGCTGGGTCTGGTGGTCGATGGGCGACGCGGCGGCGGCGCAGTACTACACCGGCTTCTTCATCGAGAAGAGCCTGTCGCTCGACAACGTCTTCGTCATATCGCTGATCTTCACCTACTTCGCGGTTCCGCGCGCCTACCAGCACCGCGTGCTGTTCTGGGGCATCCTGGGCGTGATCGTGATGCGCGGCCTGATGATCGCCGCCGGCGCCGCCCTGGTCAGCGAGTTCCACTGGGTGCTCTACGTCTTCGGCGCCTTCCTGCTGCTCACCGGCGTGAAGATGCTGTTCGCCGTGGACAAGGAGCCGAACCTCGCCGAGAATCCGGCGCTGCGCTTCCTGAACCGGCACCTGAGGATCACCGACGGCTTCCGAGGCCAGAGGTTCTTCGTCCGCGAGACCGGGCCGGACGGGCGCACCGCGCTCTACGCCACGCCGCTGTTCCTGGCGCTGATGATGGTCGAGTTCGCCGACCTGATCTTCGCGGTGGACAGCGTCCCGGCGATCTTCGCCATCACCACCGACCCCTACATCATCTACACCAGCAACATCTTCGCCATCCTCGGCCTGCGCGCGCTGTACTTCGCGCTGGCGGCGATGGTCCACCGCTTCCGTTACCTGAAATACGCGCTGGCGCTGGTGCTGGTCTTCATCGGCGGCAAGATCTTCTACACCCAGTTCTTCGGCAAGCCGGACCCGCTGGTCTCGCTTGGGGTGACGCTGACGCTGATCGCCGGCGGCGTGGTCGTTTCGCTTCTCAAGACGCGCAGCGAGGCGAAGCGGCTGCCGGCGGAATGACCCCGGTCAGCCGGTGAAGCCCAGGCGCTTCAGGGCGGCGATGCTCTCCTTCGCGCTGGTGTGGAGGATGAAGTCGCCGCCCGCCTGGGTCCAGGGGGCGCGGGCCTTCTCGCGGTCGTCCACCAGAACGGTGCCCGGCCCGCCGTGCCGGTGCTTGTCGCGGGCCATGCAGGTGATGACCCGCACATGGGGCCCCAGCATGTGGGCGACCCAGCGCCGCTTCTGTTCCGGCGCCCAGGAGCCGAGCGGCAGGCCGGTCAGGATGGTCGGTCCGTAAGGCTCGCAGAAACGCCAGAGGTCCTGCGCGTCGTGCATGAACTCCAGCGTTCCGAAGAAGTCGGGGTGGCGCGACAGTTCCCGCCACATGACCTTCATCGGGATCTCCTCCGGGCGCTTGCCGGTGACCGCCTTCACGCCGCGGTCGAAGTCGGCCAGAACGCCGTCGAGGTCGAGGAACAGCTTGGGTCTCTGCATCGTCCAGCCTGTCTTTCCCTGCCGATCCCGCCCTGTATTCCCGGGAGGGCGCCCGAAGAATACCGGTCGCGCGGAACCTTCGCCAGCCGGTCGGGTTGCACCCGAAGGCATAGGCGCACGGCTTCGGTGCGGCAGGGGGATACGGATGACGGTCATAGGCATTTCAGGATCTTACGGCGGCCTGAATCTGGGCGACGAGGCGATCCTCACCTCGGCCATCGAGCAACTCCGCAGCACGGTGCCGGGGGTCGAGGTGGTGGTCTTCTCGCGCAACGCCGCCCACACGCGCGAGAACCATGCGGTGGACCGCGTCCTGAACCCGCGGGAAGCCATGAAGGACGAGATCACCCCGGAGGTGGAGCGGCTCGACCTGCTGCTCCTGGGCGGCGGCGGCATCCTCTACGACAGCGAGGCGCAGACCTACCTGCGCGAGGTCACCATCGCGCAGAGGCTGGGGGTGCCGACCTACACCTTCGCCATCGGCGTCGGCCCGCTGAGGGACCGGGTGGAGCGCGACGCGGTGCGCGAGGGGCTCGACCGCATGACCGGCATCACCGTCCGCGAACCGAGCGCCAAGCGGCTGATCGAGGAGATCGGCGTGCAGGTTCCCGTGACGGTCACCGCCGATCCGGCGCTTCTGCTCAAGCCGGAACCCTTCACCGAGGAGATGCTGGCCGAGGCCGGCATCCCGCGGGGCCGCCCGCTGGTCGGCCTGTCGGTGCGCGAGCAGGGCGCCGCCGCCCCCGAACTCACCGACGCGGCCTACCACCAGCTTCTGGCCGAGGCGGCGGACTACATCGTGCAGCGTTTCGGCGCCGACGTGGTGTTCGTTCCGATGGAGCGCGCCGACGTGCGGGAGGCGCACCGCGTCATGGGCCGCATGGCCGTGTCGGAGCGCGCCCATCTGCTACAGTACCGCTACACGCCCCGCCAGATCATCGGGCTGATGGATCATTTCGAGATGGCCGTGGGGATGCGGCTGCATTTCCTGATCTTCGCGGCCGTCACCGGTACGCCGCTGATCGCTCTGCCCTACGCCTCCAAGGTGTCGGATTTCCTGTCCTCGGTCGGGTTGGAGCCGCGGGCGACCGTGTCCCACACCACCGCCGGGACCTTCCTCGCCGACCTCGACCGCCTGTGGGACCACCGCGCGGAGCAGAAGGGTCTGCTGCGCGACCGGATTCCCGTACTGATGGAACGCGCCCGCGAAACGGCGCCGCTGGCACTGCGGACGGTGGCCCCGCGCGCCGAACCGGCGGTGGAGCCGGCGGAATGATGGTCGGCGGAATGACGAAAGGAGCCAGTCTTGCCCGTTCTGCCCTGT
Proteins encoded:
- a CDS encoding HU family DNA-binding protein, whose protein sequence is MPRTRENPHARRRQEFRMNQAELIETIATNAGIRKSDAAKVVQSVFEGISSALARGEDVRLAGFGIFEVAERAAREGRNPRTGEAVRIAASKAPRFKPAKQLRDVVNV
- the rpoH gene encoding RNA polymerase sigma factor RpoH produces the protein MLKKLLTGENASLTRYVEESKRFPILAPDEERELAVAWRDRGNGHALERLVGSHLRLVIKIARGFGGYGLPLPDLVAEGNVGLMQAAQKFDPERGFRFATYATWWIRASIQEYILHSWSLVKMGTTAAQKKLFFNLRRLKSQMQELEQGDLSPSTVTAIATELDVPEQEVVEMNRRLSSNDSSLDAALSSDGETNWLELLADDRPTQESVIADADELALRRRLVGQALERLDDRERRILFERRLKDDPSTLESLSQQFCVSRERVRQIEVRAFEKLQKAVLSAAQALRRAPAHMAA
- a CDS encoding polysaccharide pyruvyl transferase family protein — protein: MTVIGISGSYGGLNLGDEAILTSAIEQLRSTVPGVEVVVFSRNAAHTRENHAVDRVLNPREAMKDEITPEVERLDLLLLGGGGILYDSEAQTYLREVTIAQRLGVPTYTFAIGVGPLRDRVERDAVREGLDRMTGITVREPSAKRLIEEIGVQVPVTVTADPALLLKPEPFTEEMLAEAGIPRGRPLVGLSVREQGAAAPELTDAAYHQLLAEAADYIVQRFGADVVFVPMERADVREAHRVMGRMAVSERAHLLQYRYTPRQIIGLMDHFEMAVGMRLHFLIFAAVTGTPLIALPYASKVSDFLSSVGLEPRATVSHTTAGTFLADLDRLWDHRAEQKGLLRDRIPVLMERARETAPLALRTVAPRAEPAVEPAE
- a CDS encoding globin-coupled sensor protein, with the translated sequence MSHSAQTQSILDRISFLRIDEPTKAILRDFQPHLAQRIDHILEEFYGYLRSVPQVATLLVNPTVVSRARDMQKQHWLKNVFTGTFDDAYMAQVLKIGQAHQRIGLEPRWYTGAYCFTLNKLIDLAYQVYRKKPEKLAQLMQAINKAVFLDMDLATSVYVDLNTAAIISRELGTTADSFEREVKSVVQAVASAAHQLQGTAQNMSRTAEETSAQSTQVAAAAEEASVNIQTVAAAAEELTASIGEISHQVTQSAAIAGEAMSQAERTNTTVQGLADAASRIGQVVKLIHDIASQTNLLALNATIEAARAGEAGKGFAVVASEVKSLANQTAKATEEINSQIGAVQGATQDAVLAIRSISETIARINDISTSIASAMEEQGAATTEIARNVQQASIGTREVSETIVRVNSSASETGSEARSVLSATNELSIQSNNLRTEVDRFLARVRAG
- a CDS encoding MucR family transcriptional regulator: MTIEASELQALTAKVVSAYVGNNTVPVADLPALILNVQAAFNGLGEEKAAPAKAEQVPAVPIKKSVTPEYIICLEDGKKLKMLKRHLKTVYDMSPDDYRAKWNLPAEYPMVAPNYAKARSEMATKLGLGRKRVVQD
- a CDS encoding N-acetyltransferase family protein, producing MRTCYSRSEQGERPSMHIRDSRPDDLPRIHAIYTHHVLTGTASFEEVPPSLEELARRRDDVLSRGMPYVVAEMDGRVIGYAYAGPYRLRTAYRYCVEDSIYLDPDRTGRGAGRALLAAVIDRCTAAGCRQMLAVIGDSGNAASIGLHRSLGFESAGLLKAVGFKFGRWVDSVLMQRPLGHGQTALPEDP
- a CDS encoding TerC family protein produces the protein MDSLIAPVFLDFMGKPAWVWLTFVGLVLALLAFDLGILNRRDREIGVKESLRLSAFYIAVALLFGGWVWWSMGDAAAAQYYTGFFIEKSLSLDNVFVISLIFTYFAVPRAYQHRVLFWGILGVIVMRGLMIAAGAALVSEFHWVLYVFGAFLLLTGVKMLFAVDKEPNLAENPALRFLNRHLRITDGFRGQRFFVRETGPDGRTALYATPLFLALMMVEFADLIFAVDSVPAIFAITTDPYIIYTSNIFAILGLRALYFALAAMVHRFRYLKYALALVLVFIGGKIFYTQFFGKPDPLVSLGVTLTLIAGGVVVSLLKTRSEAKRLPAE